From Variovorax sp. J2L1-78, the proteins below share one genomic window:
- a CDS encoding gluconate 2-dehydrogenase subunit 3 family protein — MTDVPSPGRRGFLRRSIAIVPAAGALTATGFVAGQQVAAQAASAPAAAASPPYTPVYFHAEEWAFIQAAVARLIPSDDTGPGAIEAGVPEFIDRQMEGAFGQAATWYMQGPFVPSSPLFGYQGKMLPREVYRAGIAATDAWCKQQKGGKRFAELDTGTQDEVLKGLDGGTIQFAEVGAKDFFTFLLQNTKEGYFSDPIHGGNKNAVAWKMIGFPGARADFLDWVDKPGVHYPLPPVSINGPQG, encoded by the coding sequence ATGACTGACGTTCCCTCACCGGGTCGGCGCGGATTTCTGCGCCGGTCCATCGCTATCGTTCCCGCGGCCGGCGCCTTGACGGCGACCGGCTTCGTGGCAGGCCAGCAGGTCGCAGCACAAGCCGCTTCGGCCCCCGCGGCAGCGGCTTCGCCGCCGTACACCCCGGTGTACTTCCATGCCGAGGAGTGGGCCTTCATCCAGGCGGCGGTGGCCCGGCTCATTCCCTCCGACGACACCGGCCCCGGCGCCATCGAAGCCGGGGTGCCCGAGTTCATCGACCGGCAGATGGAAGGCGCCTTCGGCCAGGCCGCGACCTGGTACATGCAGGGCCCGTTCGTGCCGAGTTCGCCGCTCTTCGGCTACCAGGGCAAGATGCTGCCGCGCGAGGTCTACCGTGCCGGCATCGCAGCGACCGATGCCTGGTGCAAGCAGCAGAAGGGCGGCAAGCGCTTCGCTGAACTCGATACGGGAACGCAGGACGAGGTGCTCAAGGGTCTCGACGGCGGCACCATCCAGTTCGCCGAGGTTGGTGCCAAGGACTTCTTCACCTTCCTGCTGCAGAACACCAAGGAAGGCTACTTCAGCGACCCGATCCATGGCGGCAACAAGAATGCCGTGGCCTGGAAGATGATCGGTTTCCCCGGCGCCCGCGCCGACTTCCTCGACTGGGTCGACAAGCCCGGCGTCCACTATCCGCTGCCGCCCGTCAGCATCAACGGGCCGCAGGGCTGA
- a CDS encoding peroxidase-related enzyme (This protein belongs to a clade of uncharacterized proteins related to peroxidases such as the alkylhydroperoxidase AhpD.): MPSRTAPAAPRYPMAELKDLPDDILTAVLAVQEKAGFVPNVFLAFARRPAEWRAFFAYHDALMLKEDGSLTKGDREMIVTVTSAANQCLYCVVAHGALLRIYEKKPLVADQVAVNYRKADITPRQRAMLDFAMKVSERSHEIDDADFDALHVHGFDDEDIWDIAAITSFFGLSNRMASFAGMQPNNEFFMMGRVPREKK; encoded by the coding sequence ATGCCCTCTCGCACCGCACCGGCAGCGCCGCGCTATCCCATGGCGGAACTGAAGGACCTGCCTGACGACATCCTGACCGCCGTGCTCGCGGTGCAGGAGAAGGCCGGCTTCGTGCCCAACGTGTTCCTCGCCTTCGCCCGCCGGCCCGCCGAATGGCGCGCCTTCTTCGCGTACCACGACGCGTTGATGCTCAAGGAAGATGGCTCGCTCACCAAGGGCGACCGCGAGATGATCGTGACCGTCACCAGCGCCGCCAACCAGTGCCTCTACTGCGTGGTCGCACACGGCGCGCTGCTGCGCATCTACGAGAAGAAGCCGCTGGTGGCCGACCAGGTGGCGGTGAACTACCGCAAGGCCGACATCACGCCGCGCCAGCGCGCGATGCTCGACTTCGCGATGAAGGTGAGCGAGCGGTCGCACGAGATCGACGATGCCGACTTCGACGCGCTGCACGTACACGGCTTCGACGACGAGGACATCTGGGACATCGCCGCCATCACGTCCTTCTTCGGCCTGTCGAACCGCATGGCCAGCTTCGCCGGCATGCAGCCCAACAACGAGTTCTTCATGATGGGGCGTGTGCCCCGCGAGAAGAAGTAG
- a CDS encoding phosphoethanolamine transferase has product MTVSSDAADRVHPAAAGPGFAAPVSPHWPDALLKFDAWLSRPRSARAVVAALSVYLLLAANWPLWLELSRIGGAPSVYLRWVGVMALLAGFGTVAVLSLTAWTRGMKPLWFAVVLLSAIAQHYMLTYHVVMDPTMAANAMQTDFHETRDLLSWRLVFNVLLVCALPAWGLLRVRLLPMRPLSQLWRNAMLCAAALAVVAASAVVTSRELAPLMRNHVTLRYMMNPLASLYSASAVVLKPLFTHSRKLIPISGGAALGASYAAQRKPPLFVVVVGETARADHFGLNGYARNTTPELAARQVISWPNVHSCGTNTLASVPCMFSHLGKEGYEGRKDDYETLVDVAQAAGLAVLWIDNQAGCKGVCVRVPTVSASEGLDAATRSALCDGDECLDDVMLKNIDQRLAALPAERRDRGVLLVLHQMGSHGPSYAKRSAPDTKRFMPECTTNVLADCSHGELMNAYDNSIAHTDRFLARTIDWLQAQSQRYDTGMLYMSDHGESLGEYGLFLHGLPYNIAPDVQKHVPMVAWFGDGLKAREHLSAACLSKGRDAALTHDNLYHTVLGVMDLKTPTYKPALDAFAACRGPAA; this is encoded by the coding sequence ATGACCGTTTCTTCCGACGCCGCGGACCGCGTGCACCCGGCCGCCGCCGGCCCTGGCTTTGCCGCCCCCGTCTCCCCGCATTGGCCCGACGCGCTGTTGAAGTTCGACGCGTGGCTGTCGCGCCCCCGCTCCGCCCGGGCGGTGGTGGCGGCGCTTTCCGTCTATCTGCTGCTCGCCGCCAACTGGCCGCTGTGGCTGGAACTCTCGCGCATCGGTGGTGCCCCCAGCGTGTACCTGCGTTGGGTGGGCGTGATGGCGCTGCTCGCCGGCTTCGGCACGGTGGCGGTGCTGTCCCTCACGGCATGGACGCGCGGCATGAAGCCGCTGTGGTTCGCCGTGGTGCTGTTGTCCGCGATCGCGCAGCACTACATGCTGACCTACCACGTCGTGATGGACCCGACGATGGCGGCCAATGCCATGCAGACGGACTTCCACGAGACGCGTGACCTGTTGAGCTGGCGCCTGGTGTTCAACGTGCTGCTGGTCTGCGCGCTACCGGCCTGGGGCCTGCTGCGCGTTCGCCTCCTGCCGATGCGGCCGCTGTCGCAGCTCTGGCGCAACGCGATGCTGTGCGCGGCGGCCCTTGCGGTGGTGGCGGCGAGTGCGGTGGTGACGTCGCGCGAGCTGGCGCCGCTCATGCGCAACCACGTCACGCTGCGCTACATGATGAACCCGCTCGCCAGCCTGTATTCGGCCAGCGCGGTGGTGCTCAAGCCGCTCTTCACGCACAGCCGAAAGCTGATCCCGATCTCGGGCGGCGCGGCGCTGGGCGCCAGCTATGCGGCGCAGCGCAAGCCGCCGCTCTTCGTCGTCGTCGTGGGCGAGACGGCGCGGGCCGATCACTTCGGGCTCAACGGCTACGCGCGCAACACCACGCCCGAACTCGCCGCGCGGCAGGTGATCAGCTGGCCCAACGTGCATTCCTGCGGCACCAACACACTCGCCTCGGTGCCGTGCATGTTTTCGCACCTCGGCAAGGAAGGGTACGAGGGGCGCAAGGACGACTACGAGACCCTGGTCGACGTCGCGCAGGCCGCAGGCCTCGCGGTGCTGTGGATCGACAACCAGGCCGGCTGCAAGGGCGTGTGCGTGCGCGTGCCCACCGTGTCGGCATCCGAGGGGCTCGACGCGGCCACGCGCAGCGCGCTGTGCGACGGCGACGAATGCCTGGACGACGTGATGCTCAAGAACATCGACCAGCGCCTGGCCGCGCTGCCGGCCGAGCGCCGCGATCGCGGCGTGCTGCTGGTGCTGCACCAGATGGGCAGCCACGGACCGTCCTACGCCAAGCGCTCGGCGCCCGACACCAAGCGCTTCATGCCCGAATGCACCACCAACGTGCTGGCCGACTGCAGCCACGGCGAACTGATGAACGCCTACGACAACTCGATCGCGCACACCGACCGCTTCCTGGCGCGCACCATCGACTGGCTGCAGGCACAGTCGCAGCGCTATGACACCGGCATGCTCTACATGAGTGACCATGGCGAGTCGCTCGGCGAGTACGGGCTGTTCCTGCATGGTCTGCCGTACAACATCGCGCCCGATGTGCAGAAGCACGTGCCGATGGTGGCGTGGTTCGGCGATGGCCTGAAGGCGCGCGAGCACCTGTCGGCCGCATGCCTGTCGAAGGGCCGCGACGCTGCGCTGACGCACGACAACCTCTACCACACCGTGCTTGGCGTCATGGACCTGAAGACGCCGACCTACAAGCCGGCGCTCGATGCCTTTGCGGCCTGCCGCGGGCCGGCCGCCTGA
- a CDS encoding phosphatase PAP2 family protein: MTPGHLGARSRLLLSAVLVLLLVLLWDVVGLDLTMARLAGGPNGFPLSDDPTLVLWLHEIPRFLSWFGLTLLAVAIRWPFALLRRLTRRERIQLTLTVLASVIAISLLKNSSRTSCPWDLAEFGGTARYVSHWAWGVNDGGPGRCFPAGHASAAFAYLGGWFVLRRSMPRAAWAWLAAAACFGLVLGLAQQWRGAHYMSHTLWTAWVCWITGWAVDVVFHHRRRPAPDPQATPKLNES, translated from the coding sequence ATGACTCCTGGGCATCTGGGCGCGCGTTCGCGGCTCCTTCTCTCCGCCGTCCTCGTGCTGCTGCTGGTTCTGCTGTGGGACGTTGTCGGCCTTGATTTGACGATGGCCCGGCTCGCCGGTGGCCCGAACGGCTTCCCGCTGAGCGACGACCCGACGCTGGTGCTCTGGCTGCACGAGATCCCGCGATTTCTCAGCTGGTTCGGGCTGACGTTGCTGGCCGTGGCGATCCGTTGGCCTTTCGCGCTGCTGCGCCGCTTGACGCGGCGCGAGCGAATTCAATTGACGCTGACCGTGCTCGCGTCGGTGATAGCGATCTCGCTGCTCAAAAACAGCAGTCGCACGAGCTGTCCGTGGGATCTGGCCGAATTCGGCGGCACTGCGCGCTACGTGTCGCACTGGGCGTGGGGTGTGAACGACGGCGGCCCAGGCCGCTGCTTCCCGGCCGGCCACGCCTCGGCGGCCTTCGCGTATCTGGGCGGGTGGTTCGTCTTGCGGCGCTCGATGCCGCGCGCCGCCTGGGCTTGGCTCGCCGCGGCGGCCTGCTTCGGACTGGTGCTGGGCCTCGCGCAGCAATGGCGCGGCGCGCACTACATGAGCCACACGCTGTGGACGGCGTGGGTGTGTTGGATCACGGGCTGGGCGGTCGACGTGGTCTTCCATCATCGCCGACGGCCGGCCCCCGATCCGCAGGCAACGCCGAAGCTGAACGAAAGCTGA
- a CDS encoding response regulator, which produces MRVLLVEDDIALSEAVCGYLRAKAFVVDAVPSLAQASAALHGAQYAAVLLDLHLGDGDGLSLLPQVRALKDRPIVIVLTAKDQVTDRIRGLDAGADDYLIKPYDPGELLARLRAVERRRSTSTAPVVQLGDLEIDLARELVRSRGVPVTLTQKEWALLRVMATRPDRIHTRDNLQDALYGFDDEADSNTLEVFISRLRRKLGREHIQTLRGLGYRLVAAGGDAP; this is translated from the coding sequence TTGCGCGTCCTGCTCGTCGAAGACGACATCGCCCTGTCGGAAGCGGTCTGCGGCTACCTGCGGGCCAAGGCCTTCGTGGTCGACGCCGTGCCCAGCCTCGCGCAGGCGAGTGCGGCGCTGCATGGCGCCCAATACGCCGCCGTGCTGCTCGACCTGCACCTGGGCGACGGCGACGGGCTGTCGCTGCTGCCGCAGGTGCGCGCGCTGAAGGACCGCCCCATCGTCATCGTGCTCACCGCCAAAGACCAGGTGACCGACCGCATCCGCGGTCTCGACGCGGGCGCCGACGACTACCTCATCAAGCCCTACGACCCCGGCGAACTGCTGGCGCGGCTGCGTGCGGTGGAGCGCCGCCGCAGCACGTCGACGGCACCGGTGGTCCAGTTGGGCGACCTGGAGATCGACCTCGCCCGCGAACTGGTGCGCAGCCGCGGCGTGCCGGTGACGCTGACGCAGAAGGAATGGGCGCTGCTGCGCGTGATGGCGACGCGCCCCGACCGCATCCACACCCGCGACAACCTGCAGGACGCGCTCTACGGTTTCGACGACGAGGCCGACAGCAACACGCTGGAGGTGTTCATCAGCCGGCTGCGCCGCAAGCTCGGCCGCGAGCACATCCAGACGCTGCGCGGGCTGGGCTACCGCCTGGTGGCCGCGGGCGGCGACGCGCCGTGA
- a CDS encoding sensor histidine kinase — MSATAAPQPRETLAGRLIRTLILWVGGVWLLCVIGVVWYVDREINFNFDNELVEVSHRMFDIALDELDRRQGEAAGGRLLIAPTPTFADAAVMFQVVEPGGRVLLRSAETPGNTFDVPLASGFANDEAWRIYTVHHPARKLYLQVADPLDERREALNRTLFGLIIPLGAVLPLLALVLRKIARDELQVLQTMATEIGQRGGDDLRPLALPGLPRELQTVGDHVNRLLERLAQALDVERALAANAAHELRTPLAAARLRLQTALEHDLRRDDVVAALDALRTLSHRTEKLLQLSRAESGASFTRERVDLTQLAATVAQEFWQDPAAIDRLGLKVPDSGDAPVALGDVDALAIALRNLVENALRYAQGAAVEIEVDAAGRLVVRDFGPGVTDVELRTLQLRHVRHSAERAGYGLGLSIVGTIVEKHGGRLELLSPPPGAARGFEARITLQPA, encoded by the coding sequence GTGAGCGCGACGGCGGCGCCCCAGCCGCGCGAGACGCTGGCCGGCCGGCTCATCCGCACGCTGATCCTGTGGGTCGGCGGCGTCTGGCTGCTGTGCGTGATCGGCGTGGTCTGGTACGTCGACCGCGAGATCAACTTCAACTTCGACAACGAGCTGGTCGAAGTGTCGCACCGCATGTTCGACATCGCGCTCGACGAGCTCGACCGGCGCCAGGGCGAAGCCGCCGGTGGGCGCCTGCTGATCGCCCCGACGCCGACCTTCGCCGACGCGGCGGTGATGTTCCAAGTGGTCGAGCCCGGCGGGCGCGTGCTGCTGCGCTCGGCCGAGACGCCCGGCAACACCTTCGACGTGCCGCTGGCCAGCGGCTTCGCCAACGACGAGGCGTGGCGCATCTACACGGTGCACCATCCCGCGCGCAAGCTCTACCTGCAGGTGGCCGACCCGCTGGACGAGCGGCGCGAAGCGCTCAACCGCACGCTCTTCGGGCTCATCATCCCGCTGGGGGCGGTACTGCCCTTGCTGGCCCTGGTGCTGCGCAAGATCGCACGCGATGAGCTGCAGGTGCTGCAGACCATGGCGACCGAGATCGGCCAGCGCGGCGGCGACGACCTGCGGCCCCTCGCCCTGCCCGGCCTGCCGCGCGAGCTGCAGACCGTGGGCGACCACGTCAACCGCCTGCTCGAACGGCTGGCCCAGGCGCTCGACGTCGAACGCGCCCTGGCCGCCAACGCCGCGCACGAACTGCGTACGCCGCTGGCGGCGGCAAGGCTGCGGCTGCAGACCGCGCTGGAACACGACCTGCGCCGCGACGACGTGGTGGCCGCGCTCGACGCGTTGCGCACGCTCAGCCACCGCACCGAAAAGCTGCTGCAGCTCTCGCGGGCCGAGTCGGGCGCGTCCTTCACCCGCGAGCGCGTCGACCTCACGCAGCTCGCTGCCACGGTCGCGCAGGAGTTCTGGCAGGACCCGGCCGCGATCGACCGGCTCGGCCTGAAGGTGCCCGACAGTGGCGACGCGCCGGTCGCGCTCGGCGACGTCGATGCGCTCGCGATCGCCTTGCGCAACCTGGTGGAGAACGCGCTGCGTTACGCGCAGGGCGCCGCGGTGGAGATCGAGGTCGACGCCGCCGGCCGCCTCGTCGTGCGCGATTTCGGACCGGGCGTGACCGACGTCGAACTGCGCACGCTGCAGCTGCGCCATGTGCGGCACAGCGCGGAGCGCGCCGGCTACGGGCTCGGCCTGTCGATCGTCGGCACCATCGTCGAGAAGCACGGCGGGCGGCTCGAGCTGCTGTCGCCGCCCCCGGGCGCGGCGCGGGGCTTCGAGGCGCGCATCACCTTGCAGCCGGCCTAG
- a CDS encoding TonB-dependent receptor, which produces MKRRQALARPVLLGVAFAASAACAQQSHLPEVEVRGPRDAAIGSADSASEGAVERESYQTRPKLRPGDIVEAVPGVVATQHSGDGKANQYFLRGFNLDHGTDFAVSVDGMPVNMPTHGHGQGFADLNFLIPELVSGVRYRKGPYFADGGDFSLAGSATLDYFGALDAPFAELSFGANNFRRLLAAGSRTVQDQTWLGAIEVEGNDGPWGVAENLQKVNAVLRYAQGSPTRGFSLTGMAYKSRWTATDQVPQRLIDSGALSRFGSLNPSDGGKTERVSLSGKWFDKGPDGETTVSAYAIDYRFKLFSDFTYFLNDPVNGDQFEQVDRRHIFGAQAARTLPTRFGGLDGVLSMGASWRGDRIGQVGLYATQERERLGTVRDDKVSQDLLSVYGQQLVYLTDRLRGYVGLRGDVLHYDVQGREPVYGAANSGRGHDALASPKAGLAFALTPQQELYLNAGVGFHSNDVRGATITTDPASGLPADRVPALVKGTGAEVGWRLQPSEDFTATVALWQLQLDSELVYVGDAGSTEAGRASRRRGVEATLRWKLDRAWRLELDGALSRARFRGEAPEGEGNYIDNAVEKVLAAGVTYVQGPLTTSLRLRYLGPRALDTLNTERSKSSTLLNLGMRYAVNPHLTLGLDVFNLAGRKGNDIEYAYASCTAGEVAGGTCGGGIDDRHVHPMEPRSARVSARWTF; this is translated from the coding sequence ATGAAACGCAGACAGGCACTGGCGCGACCGGTGCTCCTGGGTGTGGCTTTCGCTGCCAGCGCAGCCTGTGCGCAGCAGAGCCATTTGCCCGAGGTCGAGGTGCGTGGCCCGCGCGATGCGGCCATCGGCTCGGCCGACAGCGCCAGCGAAGGTGCCGTCGAACGCGAGTCCTACCAGACGCGACCCAAGCTGCGGCCTGGCGACATCGTCGAAGCGGTGCCCGGCGTCGTGGCGACCCAGCACTCCGGTGACGGCAAGGCCAACCAGTACTTCCTTCGCGGCTTCAACCTCGACCACGGCACCGACTTCGCCGTCAGCGTCGACGGCATGCCGGTCAACATGCCGACGCACGGCCATGGCCAGGGCTTCGCGGACCTCAACTTCCTGATCCCCGAACTGGTCTCGGGCGTGCGCTACCGCAAGGGGCCGTACTTCGCCGACGGCGGCGACTTCTCGCTGGCGGGGAGCGCCACGCTGGACTACTTCGGGGCGCTCGACGCGCCCTTTGCCGAGTTGAGCTTCGGCGCCAACAACTTTCGTCGGCTGCTGGCCGCAGGCTCGCGGACGGTGCAGGACCAGACCTGGCTCGGTGCCATCGAGGTCGAGGGCAACGATGGTCCGTGGGGCGTGGCCGAGAACCTCCAGAAGGTCAATGCGGTGCTGCGCTATGCGCAAGGCTCGCCGACGCGCGGGTTCAGCCTGACCGGCATGGCCTACAAGAGCCGCTGGACCGCCACCGACCAGGTCCCGCAGCGCCTGATCGACAGCGGGGCGCTGTCGCGCTTCGGCTCGCTCAACCCCAGCGACGGCGGCAAGACGGAGCGGGTCAGCCTGTCGGGCAAGTGGTTCGACAAGGGACCGGACGGCGAGACGACGGTCAGCGCCTATGCCATCGACTACCGCTTCAAGCTCTTCTCGGATTTCACCTACTTCCTGAACGACCCGGTGAACGGCGATCAGTTCGAGCAGGTCGACCGCCGCCACATCTTCGGCGCGCAGGCGGCCCGCACCCTGCCGACCCGGTTCGGCGGGCTCGATGGCGTGCTGAGCATGGGCGCCAGCTGGCGGGGCGACCGCATCGGTCAGGTCGGGCTGTATGCGACGCAGGAGCGTGAGCGGCTCGGCACCGTGCGCGACGACAAGGTGTCGCAGGACCTCTTGTCGGTGTACGGCCAGCAACTGGTCTACCTGACCGACCGGCTGCGCGGCTACGTGGGCCTGCGCGGCGATGTGCTGCACTACGACGTGCAGGGGCGCGAGCCGGTCTATGGCGCGGCCAACAGCGGCCGCGGTCACGATGCCTTGGCCAGCCCGAAGGCGGGCCTGGCGTTTGCGCTGACGCCGCAGCAGGAGCTCTACCTGAACGCGGGCGTCGGCTTCCACAGCAACGATGTGCGCGGCGCCACCATCACGACCGACCCGGCCTCGGGCTTGCCGGCGGACCGCGTGCCTGCCCTGGTCAAGGGCACCGGTGCCGAAGTCGGTTGGCGCCTGCAGCCCAGCGAGGACTTCACTGCGACGGTGGCCCTGTGGCAGCTCCAGCTCGATTCCGAACTGGTCTACGTCGGGGATGCCGGTTCGACCGAAGCCGGCCGCGCGAGCCGCCGACGCGGGGTCGAGGCGACCTTGCGCTGGAAGCTCGATCGGGCATGGCGCCTGGAACTCGACGGCGCCTTGTCGCGCGCCCGCTTCCGGGGCGAGGCGCCGGAGGGCGAAGGCAACTACATCGACAACGCGGTCGAGAAGGTGCTGGCCGCCGGCGTCACTTACGTCCAGGGGCCGCTCACGACATCGCTGCGGCTGCGCTACCTCGGTCCGCGCGCGCTGGACACGCTGAACACCGAGCGCTCGAAGTCCTCGACGCTGCTCAATCTCGGGATGCGCTATGCGGTCAACCCGCATCTCACCCTGGGGCTCGACGTGTTCAACCTCGCGGGCAGGAAGGGCAACGACATCGAATACGCCTACGCGTCGTGCACGGCCGGCGAGGTGGCCGGCGGCACCTGTGGCGGCGGCATCGACGACCGCCATGTGCACCCGATGGAGCCTCGCAGCGCCCGGGTCAGTGCGCGCTGGACCTTCTAG
- the nikR gene encoding nickel-responsive transcriptional regulator NikR → MQRFTISLDDELAQQFDALIAGKGYVNRSEAVRDLIRSGVGRETLEHDAAAGKAVWCVATVSYVYDRHEHTVISRLLELQHAHHDLVVTSLRTHLDHDHCMEAVVLRGPIAAVQTCAELLLALRGVRHGNIHRVPLARSRPHAHGAAGTHTHLKPLN, encoded by the coding sequence ATGCAGCGATTCACCATTTCTCTGGACGACGAACTGGCGCAGCAGTTCGACGCACTCATCGCCGGCAAGGGCTACGTCAATCGCTCGGAGGCCGTGCGCGACCTCATTCGTTCGGGCGTCGGCCGCGAGACGCTCGAACATGACGCGGCGGCGGGAAAGGCGGTCTGGTGCGTCGCGACCGTGAGCTATGTCTACGACCGGCACGAACACACCGTCATCTCGCGCCTGCTGGAACTGCAGCACGCACACCATGACCTCGTCGTCACGAGCCTGCGAACGCACCTGGACCACGACCACTGCATGGAAGCCGTCGTGCTGCGCGGGCCCATCGCCGCTGTGCAGACCTGTGCGGAGCTGCTGCTCGCCTTGCGCGGTGTTCGGCACGGCAACATCCACCGCGTGCCGCTGGCCCGATCCAGGCCGCATGCGCACGGTGCGGCCGGCACGCACACGCACCTCAAACCACTGAATTGA